In one Alnus glutinosa chromosome 14, dhAlnGlut1.1, whole genome shotgun sequence genomic region, the following are encoded:
- the LOC133857020 gene encoding proline-rich receptor-like protein kinase PERK1 — MSQSPSPSSPATPSAPPPATPSAPPPATPSAPPPATPSSPPPATPSAPPPSTPSAPPPATPSSPPPSTPSTPSNPTPKASPPPPLSPSNPTTPPPPTPTTRSTPPPPSSGNTPSTPSTPPPSQSSSSSTISTGVVVGIAVGGVLILVVLSILCVCCTKKKRRRRDDEEYYIPPPPAPGPKVGPYGGPQQQQHWQHNAPPPANHVGGVLQKPSPPPAVASRPPYSPANAPTTLQPPPPPPFLSSSGGSGSNYSGSENPLPPPHPGVALGFSSKSSFSYDELAMATDGFSDANLLGQGGFGYVHRGVLPNGKEVAIKQLKAGSGQGEREFQAEVEIISRVHHKHLVSLVGYCITGSQRLLVYEFVPNNTLEFHLHGKGRPTMDWPTRLKIALGSAKGLAYLHEDCHPKIIHRDIKASNILTDFKFEAKVADFGLAKIASDTNTHVSTRVMGTFGYLAPEYASSGKLTDKSDVFSYGVMLLELITGRRPVDTTHTFMEDSLVDWARPLLTRALEDRNFDALVDAKLQNDYEPNEMACMVACAAACVRHSARRRPRMSQIVRALEGDASLADLSEGIRPGHSNVYSSHGSSDYDTSQYKEDMKKFRKVALGSQEYGASSEYSGPTSEYGLYPSGSSSEGQNTREMELGKIKKNSQGFNGRSS, encoded by the exons ATGTCTCAATCTCCCAGCCCCTCTTCGCCGGCTACTCCCTCGGCGCCGCCACCAGCTACGCCCTCAGCGCCGCCGCCAGCCACTCCCTCAGCGCCGCCTCCAGCGACTCCATCTTCTCCTCCACCAGCCACTCCCTCAGCACCACCACCGTCCACTCCGTCTGCGCCACCACCTGCCACTCCCTCATCGCCACCACCGTCCACGCCTTCCACCCCCTCCAACCCGACGCCAAAAGCATCTCCGCCGCCTCCTTTATCGCCGTCGAACCCAACGACGCCTCCTCCTCCTACACCGACGACCCGGAGTACGCCTCCTCCGCCGAGTTCTGGCAACACCCCGAGCACTCCGAGCACTCCACCGCCGAGTCAGTCGTCGTCGTCGAGTACGATATCGACTGGGGTTGTGGTTGGGATAGCGGTCGGTGGGGTGTTGATTCTGGTGGTGCTGAGTATACTGTGCGTGTGTTGCACCAAGAAGAAGAGGCGGCGCCGAGATGACGAGGAATACTATATTCCTCCACCTCCGGCTCCTGGGCCCAAAG TTGGCCCTTACGGTGGTCCACAACAACAGCAGCATTGGCAACACAATGCTCCCCCACCTGCGAATCATGTTGGCGGAGTGTTGCAGAAACCCTCTCCTCCACCAGCAGTTGCATCACGACCACCGTACTCACCGGCAAATGCTCCTACAACACTGCAGCCCCCACCACCACCGCCTTTCCTGAGCAGCAGTGGAGGCTCTGGGTCCAATTATTCAGGGTCAGAAAATCCACTGCCACCACCTCATCCAGGAGTAGCCTTAGGTTTCTCATCAAAGAGTAGTTTTTCATATGACGAATTAGCTATGGCAACAGATGGATTCTCGGATGCCAACCTTCTTGGACAAGGTGGATTTGGGTATGTGCATAGAGGAGTCCTTCCGAATGGGAAGGAAGTAGCTATCAAGCAGTTGAAAGCTGGAAGTGGGCAGGGGGAGCGTGAGTTTCAGGCAGAGGTTGAGATTATTAGTCGAGTACATCACAAACATCTTGTTTCATTGGTTGGGTACTGTATCACTGGGTCTCAGAGGCTGCTTGTTTATGAGTTTGTTCCAAACAATACCTTAGAGTTCCACTTACATG GGAAGGGGCGACCAACTATGGATTGGCCCACAAGACTTAAAATTGCTTTAGGATCTGCAAAAGGATTGGCATATCTTCATGAGGATT GTCATCCCAAGATCATTCATCGAGATATCAAAGCATCCAATATACTTACAGATTTCAAGTTTGAGGCAAAG GTTGCAGATTTCGGACTTGCAAAGATTGCTTCTGATACCAATACTCATGTCTCCACCAGGGTGATGGGAACGTTCGG GTATCTGGCTCCAGAATATGCTTCAAGTGGGAAACTCACAGACAAATCAGATGTTTTCTCCTATGGGGTTATGCTTTTGGAGTTGATCACTGGACGCCGACCTGTTGACACAACCCATACCTTCATGGAAGATAGTTTGGTAGACTGG GCAAGGCCTTTGCTTACGAGAGCTTTGGAAGATAGAAACTTTGATGCTCTGGTTGATGCAAAGCTGCAAAATGATTATGAACCCAATGAGATGGCTTGCATGGTTGCTTGTGCTGCTGCCTGTGTGCGTCATTCCGCACGGCGTCGACCACGAATGAGCCAG ATTGTTCGTGCTTTGGAAGGAGATGCGTCTCTGGCTGATCTTAGTGAAGGAATCAGACCTGGACACAGCAACGTATACAGTTCTCATGGAAGCTCGGACTATGACACCAGCCAGTACAAGGAGGACATGAAAAAATTCAGGAAGGTGGCATTGGGAAGCCAGGAATACGGTGCCAGTAGCGAGTATAGTGGACCAACCAGTGAGTATGGTTTGTACCCTTCTGGCTCAAGCAGTGAAGGCCAGAACACCCGAGAAATGGAGCTgggaaagataaagaaaaacagTCAAGGTTTCAATGGAAGAAGCTCTTGA